The Halorubrum sp. BV1 genome contains the following window.
ACGGAATCGGCCTCCGCGACCGGGATCGGCGAAGCGACGCCGTTGTCCGGCTGGACCGAGTCGCTGTCGGCGTGTGACGCCGCGCTTCGGGACGCGGGGGCCGACGAGAGGCTCGCCTCCGATCCGCTCTCCCGCCTCGACCCGAGAGAGACGCCTGCGGCCCGCCACGGACTCGCGCTCGCGCTCGCGGACGCCGCGGCCCGCGACGCCGAGCGGTCGCTGTCGGCGGAACTCGCCGCGGACCGTGACCTCCCGTCTCCGAGCGAAACGGTGTCGGTCAACGCAACGATCGGCGACGGCGACCCGACCGCGACGGCGGCGGCCGCGAGCCGCGCCGTCGACGAGGGGTTCGACTGTCTCAAGGTGAAAGTCGGCGCGCGGTCGGTCGACGCGGACGCGGCGCGGCTCCGCGCGGTCCGCGACGCCGTCGGTGACGCGGCCGCGCTTCGGGCCGACGCGAACGGCGCGTGGGACCGGGAGACGGCCCGAGAGGCGCTCGATCGGTTCGCGCCGCTCGACCTAGCGTACGTCGAGCAGCCGCTCCCCCCCGCCGACCTCGACGGGGCAGGTCGCCTCCGGGCCGACGCACCGGTGCCGATAGCCCTCGACGAGTCGCTTGCCGACCACGACCTCGACGCGGTCCTCGACGCCCGTGCGGCCGACGTGATCGTGGTGAAACCGATGGCCTTCGGCGGACCAGATCGAGCGCTGTCCGCCGCGGTGCGAGCTCGCGCGGCCGGCGTCGATGCGGTCGTCACCACGACGATCGACGGGGTCGTCGCGAGGACCGCCGCGGTCCACGTCGCGGCCGCGATCCCCGACGTGTCGCCCTGTGGCCTCGCGACCGGGTCGCTCCTCGAAGACGACCTCGCTCCCGATCCGTGTCCGGTCGCCGACGGGACCGTCGCGGTGCCGAGCGGTCCGGGACTGGCGGGCGGGGCGTTCGACGGGCTCAGGTAGGCGGCGGGGCGCGCAAGCCGGGAGGCGATAGCCGGTCGCGCTGACCGCGCCGACGGCGACGCTCGCGCGGGAACGGACTTTTACTCGCGACCGCCGAACGGCCGCGTATGAGCGAGTGGACAGACGCGATCGTCGGCGAACGAATGACCGTCGACACCCAGTTCAACGACCGCGTGGCCGAGTCCCGATTCACTAGCCAAGAGTGGGGCCTCATCATGACCGCTGTCGAGTTCGAAATAGAGAACGCCGGCGATCCGGACGCGGCCGGCCTGGTCGCCGACACGTCGAACCTTCCGACGATCATGCCGGAGCTGGAGAACGTCAGGTCACAGGTCGCGGCGATGGGCGGCGCGCCGGGTGGGTCCGGCGGCAGCGAGTCCGGCGGAGGGGTCGTCGACTCGATCAAGGGCGCACTCGGTCTCGGCGGGAGCGGCGGCGACGGCGTGTCTGACGAGGAACTCGACGCGGCCGAACGGCTCGTTCAAGAGTACGCAGACGAACTGCAGGCGCACTTGGAGGACGTCGGGAAGTGGGAGCAGGTTCGTATCGCCTACACGGAGTGAGTCGGCGGTCGAGCGGGGAGCGCCGACCGTCAGTCGAACGGGTACCGAGCGGTCGACCCGCACTCGCGACAGCGGACGACGACGCGCCCCGGGCCGAGTCTGATCCGGCTCGTCTTCCCCGGACGCAGGTACACGTCGCAGTCGTCGCAGGTGCGCCGCGAGAACGCGGCGGGGACGCCACAGCGGTTCCGCTCCGCGATCCGGCGCGCGAGCGCCACGTACCCGCGGGCCCTGTCGTACTCGTCGTCGACGACCGCCTCGCGCGCCAGCGCGAACAGCCGCTCGATCCGTTCCGACGGGATCCCCATACGCCGTTCGGCGGGGCCGACCGTCAAAATCGTTGTCATCGGCCGCCGTCTTGGCCGGGCGACTCACTCTTCGCCGTCCCGTCCGACCCGCACGGCTTTTTACCGACGCACGCGAACCGGGTGACATGAAAGAATCTCTGATGGACGTCGTCTGTTGTCCGCTCGACAAGGCCGACCTCGACCTCGACTCCGACGAGCGGGACGGATCGGAGGTGCTGCGCGGGACCCTCACATGCACCGAGTGCGGGGAGACGTACCCGATCGAAGACGGCATCCCGAACCTCCTTCCTCCGGACATGCGAGACGAGGCGGCCGCTTGAGCCGGTGGGAAGCGAGACGCCCACCTGCGTAGACGCGCACGGTGAATCGTACTGCATCTTTTTTTAGTGTGAGTCCGTCGGCCCACATGTGCCGACACTCGTCGTCGAACTGAACGGAGATTCGGTCCACGAGATACGGGCTCCGGACCGTTTCTCGGCGAGCGGTCCGTTCCCTATCGCGTTCGAGAACCGAGGACGCTCGACACACGTCCACATTCACTTCGACGACGATCTCAATCGGGTCGCGTCGGTCGACGAGACGAACCACTTCGTCGACGACGAGGCGACGAGACACGTTCACGTGTCCGTCTCCGCCGCTGATCTCCGGGAGCCGATCCGCGGTAAGCTGAAGATCGTCACGGGGTACGGCTCGGAGACGCGGTACGTGGACGTACAGATCGACCCGCCGGCCGACGCCGAGGCCGATACCGTCGCGGTCGACGAGACGTTCACGAAGCCACCGGAACGACCGCCGGAGACGCCGACGAGACAGCGCATCGAGAACGCGCTCGACCGGTTCGTCGAACGCGGCGGCGTGCCCGCGGCCCTGCTCGCGCTCGTCGCCGTCGTCGCGGGTATCGCGGTTGCGCTCACTATCGACAGCGCGATCGTCTCGCTCGCGGTCGGCGGCGTCATCGCGGTGTCGGTGATCGCCGCGTTGCTCGCAGTGTGGTGACAGCACAGTTCACATCGCCTGCTGGGTGGTGACAGCACAGTTCACATCGCCTGCGGGGTGGGGTCTTTCTCCGGGGTCTCGACGGGGGCGTTCGGGATCCGCGCGCTTTTAACTGTTCCAGCGGAACAGACATCCATGAGCTTCGAGAAGGAAGACGAGGTCGTACTCCACGACAAACACAGCGAGTACGACGGCGAGACGGGCACGATCACGCAGGTCATGGAGACGATGTTCGGCGACGCGACCTACACCGTCAGCTTCGAGGACGGTCAGGAGACCGGCGTTCCCGAGGAGTCCCTCGACGCCGTCGAGAGCGACGAGTAACGCCCCCCACCGGTTTACTTCGTAATGCCCACAGTCCCGTTCCACTACGTCGATCTCCGCGCGTTCGCGTACGCCACCGAGGACGAAAAGCGGGTCACGGACGCCCTCCGCACGTTCCTCCCCGAAGACGCCGAGATCGACCGCGTCGAGAACGTCGGCCACCACGGCGACCGCATCGTCGTGCTCTCCGCCCGCGTCGAGAACGCCGACGGGATGCGTCACGTACTCGACGCCCTCGCCGACCTCGACGACGTCGAACGCGTGATCGACGAACTCGACGACCGCGTCGACGACAACTGCGCGCTCTTCTTGCGCGTCGACAAGCAGGCCGCCTTCCGCGGCGACGTCCGACTCGGCCCCGGGATCACCGTTCGAGCGAAGGTGGAGGCGTACCCGGCGAAACAGCCCGCAGCCGTCGAGAACGCTCGCGAAACGCTATCGCGGCTGGCCGATGGCGACGGTGACGGACCGGGTGCGACCGACCCGGACGACACCTGATCGGACGACGCCGGATCGGACGACGCCGGATCGGACGACGCCGGATCGGACGACGCCGGATCGGACGACGGGACCGTCCGACCGCCGTGGGTTTTTCACCGCACCCACCGTTCTCCGCAGCATGAGCGATCCGTTCGTTGTCGTCGGTGCGGACGCGGCCGGCCTGAGCGCCGCCAGCAAGTTCCGCCGGGAGGCACCCGATCGCGAGGTCGTCGTCTTCGAGAAGGGACAGTGGATCTCGTACGCCTACTGCGGAATGCCGTACTTCATCGAGGGGCGCGTCGAGCGCATGTCGAACCTGCTGTCGCTGTCGCCGAGCGAGGTCGACGAGCGTGGGATCGACCTCCGGCGGGGCCACGAGGTGGTCGCGGTCGACCCCGACGCGAAGGCGGTCACGGTCGCGACCGCCGACGGCGAGCGAATCGAGCAGCCGTACGGCGACCTGCTCGTGGCCACGGGCGGGCGGGCGACGACCGGTTCGTTCGATGTGCGGGGGCTCGACGGCGCGTTCACCCTCCACGATATGGACGCCGCGGCCGCGATCGACGCGTACGTCGCCGACCCCGCGGAGTACGACCCCGACCGCGCGGACGTGAGCGCCGTCGACCGCGAGCGCGTCGAGCGCAACGCCGCGATGGACGCACCGGAGACCGCCGCGATCGTCGGCGGCGGGTACGTCGGCGTCGAGATGGCGGAAGCGCTCACCGAGCGCGGGCTCGACGTGCACCTGTTCCACCGCTCCGGTCACCTCCTCTCGGACTTCGGCGCGGCCGTCGGCGAACGCGTGGAGGAGGCGCTCGCCGAGCGCGGGGTGACGGTCCACACGAACGCCCCCGTCGACGCGATCGTCGGCGACGATCTGGTCGAGGCGATCGCGTACGGTCAGGAAGGAGAAGACGGCGACAACCTGACGCTCGCGGTCGACATGGCTGTCGTCGGTGTCGGTATCCGCCCGAACACCGACCTCCTCGACGGCACCGGCGTCGACCTCGGCGAGGGCGGGGCGGTCAGGACCGACGAGTACGGTCGGACAACCCTCCCGGACGTGTACGCCGCCGGCGACTGCGCGACCGCGCGCCACGCGGTCACTGGCGAGGACGCGTGGATGCCGCTCGGGCTCACCGCGAACCGAGCGGGGCGAGCGATAGGAGCGACGGCCGCCGGCGATCCGACGCCGGTCGGCGACATCGCCGCCACCGCCGTGGTGAAAGCGTTCGACATGGAGGCCGGCCGCGCGGGGATCCTCGACGACACGGCGGCCCGCGAGGCCGGGTTCGACCCGGTCCGTGAGACGGTGACCGCGGGATCGCGGTCCGGCTACTACCCGGGCGCGGCCGCGACCGACGTGACGCTCGTCGCCGACCGCGACACCGGTCGTCTGCTCGGCGGGAGCATCTCCGGACCCGACCGCGCCGCGGTCCGGATCGACACGGTTGCGACCGCGCTCGAAGCGGACATGACGGTCGGCGAGGTGGAGCGACTGGATCTGGCGTACGCCCCGCCCTTCAGCCCCGTGTGGGACCCCATACTCGTCGCGGCGAAGGTGCTGAACGGGAGCGTGGAGTAGAGAACGCCGTCGGAGGCGGAGAACGCGACCGACACGTTCACCCGTTCGACCCGCGGTCAGTCGTCCGCGGCCGCACCCGACGCGTCCGGGCCGTCGTCGTCGGCCGACGAGGAGCCCGCAGTCTCGTCGGTATTCGATCCGATTCCGGCGATCGCGCGACCGAGAACGGATCCGACGACGCCGACCGCGACCGCGCCGGCGACGGCGGCCGCCAGCGGTTCACCGAGCGCGACCGCGAGCGAGATCCCCTCATCGACCGGCAGTGCGTACGCCGTCGGTCCGATCGTCCTGAGGAGCGCGGCCGCGAGGGGGCCGTACGCGAGCGCCGCGGCGGGGAGGACGCCGCCGCCGGTCGCGCCGAAGGCGGCGACGCCGACGACGGTCACCGCCGTGACGACGGCGGCGGCCGGCAGGGTCGTCGCGCTGGCGGCGGTCGACGATGCGACGCCGAGCGTGGCGAGGATGTCCGCTCCGAGCGCGACGACGTCAAAGGCGACGTACGAGACGCCGAAGCCGGCGGCGCTCCACACGGCGGCGCGCTCGAACCGCGCGTTTCCGAGGAGAGCACGCACGAGCCGGGAGGAGTCGGAGCCGTCTGTCATTCCGGACGCGTCGCACCCCGGCCCTCTCGGTCGGGGGTGAGGTGGCCGTGTTCGTCGATCTCGCCGGCGACGATCCGCGTCGAGGAGATGCGCTTGCCGTCGTCGGCCTCAACGTGGTCGACCACGACGACGTCGAGGGGCTCGTGTCCTCGCTCGGTGCGGATCTCGTTTATCCGTTTTCCGCCGTCTTTCGTTTCAGGCGAGACGATGAGCGCGTCGAACTCCGGTTCGACGGCGATGCCGGTCGGTTCGGTCAGTTCGCGGATCGCGTACTCGCGACCGTATTGCTCCGCGCGCGGCGCGAGTTCGGATTCGAGGTCGCGCTTCCGGCGGTCGTACGGACGGACGTACCGCTCGACGTGTCGGGTCTTCGGCGCGAGTTCGTCAGAGGTGAGCCCCACGGTGACGTCCCCCAGCTCGAACGCCCGTTCGAACAGCTTCCGGTGGCCGTCGTGAACGGGATCGAACGTACCCCCCAGCGCGACGTTCATGTCCATCCGTTGCGCGGGCAGGACTTAAATGGTCACGAAGCCGGAGTCCCGAGGTGCGTCGGCAGCGCGCTCAAAAGGCGCACTCGGATCGGCGCGTGTCGGTGTCAGCGGTCGTCCGAATCCGACTCGTCTGCCGCCTCCTCGGTGGTGGACTCGTCATCCGTGCCAGAGGCGGCGTCGCCGACGGAGATCTGGACGGGGTCTGCGTCGCCTTCGGGTGATTCTCCGCCGAGCCGCCGATCCAGGTTGAACACGGCGTTCAGCTCTCGCTGGACGTCGCCGACGACGCCGCGAACCAACTCGCTCGGCGCGATCGCTTCGTACTCGTAGGGGTTGTTGCCCGCCCCGCTCGCCTCGCGCTTGTCGCGCTCAACCGTCCCCTCGTCGTGGAGTTCGGCGAGCGCCTCTCGGACCGTGCTCGGGTAGAGTCCCGTCCCGTCGGCGACCTCGTCGCTCGTGCTCTGTGGATTGTCGCGGAGATAGACGTAGATTCGCGCGCGCGTCTCCGTGTCCAACAGCCACGAGAGGAGGTCGACGACGTTGTCGTCGAACTCTTGTACCGCCTTGTCTGCGCCCTCTCCGAGCCGTGCTTTCGTCCTTCGAAGCTCCTCGCGGGTGCGTTTCGTCGGGGACTCTTCGCCGTCGACGTCGTCCGTAGTCATATCCGGAACTGGGGTCCGCTCGCTCAAAAGGGTTTCTCGTCGTTTCTGTGACGACGGAACTCGACAGGCCGGTGGCGAAGGCTACGGTGCGACGATCAGGTCGGCACACAGCGCGTCGACGCCCGCCTCGTCTCGGAGACGTCGCTGCCGCGCCGCACCGCTCTCCGACTCGTACACGTCGCGAATGCCGGAGACGCCCAGCCGGTCGCACTCGGCGTCTACCACCTCGCCGAGCGATATCGTGGACTCGCCGTCCCGGTCGACGAACGACGCGTCGTGGCCATGGCGGATCGCCCGCCACTTGTTCTCGTCGAGGAGTTCCCGCCGGAGCGGATCTGCCGAGCGCTCCCCGTCCGCGTAGCGTTCGGCGTAGTCGACGACGAGCGCGTGGACGTACTCGACCAACGCGAGGGTGACTCCGGGGTCGCGCTGGGCGTCCGGCGCGCGAACCTCGACGGTGCCGTGACCGGTGTGCGGGCGCACGTCGAACCAGAGTTCGCCGCGGTCGGCGATGGAGTCGGTCTCGACCATCCGGCGCTCGTATCGCTGGAACGCCTCGAAGTCCGTGAACGCCGACGGAACGCCGGTGTTCGGGAGGTTCTCGAACACCTTCGCGCGAGCCGACGCGAGGCCGGTGTCGAAGTCGTACCAGTACGGGGAGTTCGCCGACAGCGCGAGCAACACGGGACAGTGCCACCGGAGCCGGTTGGCGACCCACACCGCCTTGTCGGCGTCGTCGACGCCGACGTGGACGTGTAACCCCGCGGTGAGATTCCGGTGTTGCGGGTACTGGATTCGGTCCAGCTGGGCCTGATATCGGGGTTTTTTGACGTGTTCCAGCTCTCGCCACTTCGCGGTCGGATGGAGCCCCGCGGCGGCGATCCGATAGCCGTCGTCGGCCGCGTGGTCGACGAGGGCGCGACGCAC
Protein-coding sequences here:
- a CDS encoding FAD-dependent oxidoreductase, whose amino-acid sequence is MSDPFVVVGADAAGLSAASKFRREAPDREVVVFEKGQWISYAYCGMPYFIEGRVERMSNLLSLSPSEVDERGIDLRRGHEVVAVDPDAKAVTVATADGERIEQPYGDLLVATGGRATTGSFDVRGLDGAFTLHDMDAAAAIDAYVADPAEYDPDRADVSAVDRERVERNAAMDAPETAAIVGGGYVGVEMAEALTERGLDVHLFHRSGHLLSDFGAAVGERVEEALAERGVTVHTNAPVDAIVGDDLVEAIAYGQEGEDGDNLTLAVDMAVVGVGIRPNTDLLDGTGVDLGEGGAVRTDEYGRTTLPDVYAAGDCATARHAVTGEDAWMPLGLTANRAGRAIGATAAGDPTPVGDIAATAVVKAFDMEAGRAGILDDTAAREAGFDPVRETVTAGSRSGYYPGAAATDVTLVADRDTGRLLGGSISGPDRAAVRIDTVATALEADMTVGEVERLDLAYAPPFSPVWDPILVAAKVLNGSVE
- a CDS encoding phosphopantetheine adenylyltransferase, with amino-acid sequence MNVALGGTFDPVHDGHRKLFERAFELGDVTVGLTSDELAPKTRHVERYVRPYDRRKRDLESELAPRAEQYGREYAIRELTEPTGIAVEPEFDALIVSPETKDGGKRINEIRTERGHEPLDVVVVDHVEADDGKRISSTRIVAGEIDEHGHLTPDREGRGATRPE
- a CDS encoding winged helix-turn-helix domain-containing protein, which encodes MTTDDVDGEESPTKRTREELRRTKARLGEGADKAVQEFDDNVVDLLSWLLDTETRARIYVYLRDNPQSTSDEVADGTGLYPSTVREALAELHDEGTVERDKREASGAGNNPYEYEAIAPSELVRGVVGDVQRELNAVFNLDRRLGGESPEGDADPVQISVGDAASGTDDESTTEEAADESDSDDR
- a CDS encoding DUF5799 family protein — encoded protein: MSEWTDAIVGERMTVDTQFNDRVAESRFTSQEWGLIMTAVEFEIENAGDPDAAGLVADTSNLPTIMPELENVRSQVAAMGGAPGGSGGSESGGGVVDSIKGALGLGGSGGDGVSDEELDAAERLVQEYADELQAHLEDVGKWEQVRIAYTE
- a CDS encoding glutamate--cysteine ligase, translating into MDLGSRDAFARMGTLGIEEEFYIVDAEGRPTSGTDDLVYGRDPPPEIPEGFDHELFTCTIEAQTPLIEDPSDAESALSTVRRALVDHAADDGYRIAAAGLHPTAKWRELEHVKKPRYQAQLDRIQYPQHRNLTAGLHVHVGVDDADKAVWVANRLRWHCPVLLALSANSPYWYDFDTGLASARAKVFENLPNTGVPSAFTDFEAFQRYERRMVETDSIADRGELWFDVRPHTGHGTVEVRAPDAQRDPGVTLALVEYVHALVVDYAERYADGERSADPLRRELLDENKWRAIRHGHDASFVDRDGESTISLGEVVDAECDRLGVSGIRDVYESESGAARQRRLRDEAGVDALCADLIVAP
- a CDS encoding methytransferase partner Trm112; this translates as MKESLMDVVCCPLDKADLDLDSDERDGSEVLRGTLTCTECGETYPIEDGIPNLLPPDMRDEAAA
- a CDS encoding RNA-binding protein, with protein sequence MPTVPFHYVDLRAFAYATEDEKRVTDALRTFLPEDAEIDRVENVGHHGDRIVVLSARVENADGMRHVLDALADLDDVERVIDELDDRVDDNCALFLRVDKQAAFRGDVRLGPGITVRAKVEAYPAKQPAAVENARETLSRLADGDGDGPGATDPDDT
- a CDS encoding ribonuclease P protein component 4, producing MGIPSERIERLFALAREAVVDDEYDRARGYVALARRIAERNRCGVPAAFSRRTCDDCDVYLRPGKTSRIRLGPGRVVVRCRECGSTARYPFD
- a CDS encoding mandelate racemase/muconate lactonizing enzyme family protein, which translates into the protein MTRASLRPFALELARPLDTARGPIREREGYVVSVAPDETESASATGIGEATPLSGWTESLSACDAALRDAGADERLASDPLSRLDPRETPAARHGLALALADAAARDAERSLSAELAADRDLPSPSETVSVNATIGDGDPTATAAAASRAVDEGFDCLKVKVGARSVDADAARLRAVRDAVGDAAALRADANGAWDRETAREALDRFAPLDLAYVEQPLPPADLDGAGRLRADAPVPIALDESLADHDLDAVLDARAADVIVVKPMAFGGPDRALSAAVRARAAGVDAVVTTTIDGVVARTAAVHVAAAIPDVSPCGLATGSLLEDDLAPDPCPVADGTVAVPSGPGLAGGAFDGLR